In one window of Pseudobdellovibrionaceae bacterium DNA:
- a CDS encoding nucleotidyltransferase domain-containing protein — translation MDNSLKQIAEALNEEFKPEKIFLFGSRARGDNDQQSDYDLLVVVSDSSLSPLERRIKARQVLRGIEQTFDVFVYTQREFDEWKDEFGSIPETALNEGKELSVG, via the coding sequence ATGGACAATAGCTTAAAACAAATAGCCGAAGCTTTGAACGAAGAGTTCAAGCCAGAAAAAATCTTCCTGTTCGGATCCAGGGCTAGGGGTGATAACGATCAACAAAGTGACTACGATCTTCTGGTTGTTGTCTCGGATTCATCACTAAGCCCTCTGGAAAGGCGAATCAAGGCCCGTCAGGTGTTGCGGGGAATAGAGCAAACATTTGATGTTTTTGTCTACACTCAGAGAGAGTTTGATGAGTGGAAGGATGAGTTCGGTTCTATACCTGAAACAGCACTGAACGAGGGAAAAGAGCTCAGCGTTGGCTAG
- a CDS encoding HEPN domain-containing protein — MASKIVKKWFSFSAKDLRTAKVLDEIGSDFWEQSVFFCQQSIEKSLKGFLVFHKVRIRKVHDLVQIFALARSHDQSLTGDISELERLTEYAVAYRYPDAASGEISHKDVKEAISAAEHFYAELSKKCGL, encoded by the coding sequence TTGGCTAGTAAGATTGTCAAAAAATGGTTTTCCTTTTCAGCAAAAGACTTGCGTACAGCAAAGGTTCTTGACGAAATAGGCTCAGACTTTTGGGAACAAAGTGTGTTTTTCTGTCAGCAAAGCATAGAGAAGTCGTTGAAAGGGTTTTTAGTTTTTCACAAGGTAAGAATCAGAAAAGTGCATGATCTGGTACAGATTTTTGCCCTTGCTCGGAGCCATGACCAATCACTCACAGGCGACATCTCAGAGCTTGAGCGGCTGACGGAATATGCGGTGGCCTACAGGTACCCAGATGCGGCATCAGGTGAGATTAGTCATAAAGATGTCAAAGAAGCTATTAGTGCTGCTGAGCACTTTTATGCCGAGCTTTCGAAAAAATGTGGTCTTTAA